The Myroides fluvii region CAACGAAATCTACGTATAATTCATTTTTTTCTAGATCAATTCCCCTATGGGTATAAGTTCTAACACTCGGACGAATCGCTTCATCCATCGGTACCCATTGCCCCTTTTCAGAATCAAACTCAGGCAGGTACACTCGTTCACATCCCTCAGGAGCTAAAAATATTTTATTGTTTACCCCAATTGTTGTGCGGTTAAACTTTTGTGCGTCTTTTCCCTCTAGTGTAATGCGGATGTAATGTGGAGTAATATAAGTTCTTTCTTTTAGTGTAAATATTCCTCGATCTACAGTTTTCTTAGCCATATACCCTTAATTTATTTATAAAATCAATTGCTCTATCTATCAAGATACAAAGCAAATATACTTTTTTTAAATTAGATTAAGTTTAAATAGCACATCAATCTTCCATTCATCCAATAAAATCCCTCTTTCACCCCATTGTCTTTATCGACCTTATAAAAACAAAGAAGTTGGCGCTAAATATAAAAAATGTTTTTCCTCTCTTTGATTAATGTTTATTTTTGCTAAAAATATAGAAACAAACATGTTAATTATTGGAATTGCAGGCGGTACAGGAAGTGGAAAAACAACCGTAGTTCATCAAATCATGAACGAACTACCTGAAACAGAAGTAGGTATTATATCGCAAGACTCGTATTACAAAGCGACAGACAATCTCAGTTTAGAGGAAAGAACCTTAATCAACTTTGATCATCCTAGATCCATTGATTTCGAATTATTGGTTCAACACTTAAAAGAGCTAAAAGAAGGAAAGAGTGTGAATCAACCTGTTTATTCTTTTGTGAAACACAACAGAACAGATGATTATATCTTGACTCATCCTAGGAAAGTAATGATTGTAGAAGGAATCTTAATTTTGTGTAATCCAGAATTACGAGCATTATGCGACATCAAAATTTTTGTTCACGCCGACTCTGATGAACGTTTAATCCGTCGATTAAAACGCGATATAGCCGAACGCGGACGCGATATGATTGAGGTTCTAAACCGTTATCAAAACACATTAAAACCGATGCACGATCAGTTTATTGAGCCATCAAAAGCTTATGCTGATATTATTATTCCCAACGATACTTACAATACCGTAGCAATTGATATTGTTCGCACTGTAATTAATGAGAAAATAGGTTAACTTTATACCAAATAAATAACAATCAAGCCAATGGATTCAAAAAGCATGCTTCGCAAACTGAGATACATCCGAATAGTGAAAAACCCGTTTTTTTTAATCACTGTTGGCTTCATTGTTTGGATTGTTTTCTTTGACAGCTATTCTCTTATTGAACACCATACCATCGATCAAGAGATAGATAAATTAGAAGAGCGTAGAGACTATTTTCAAAGTGAAATAGACAAAGACAAGCAAGCCATCAAGAATTTAAAAGACGGTGATGCAACTGAAAAATACGCCAGAGAGAAATACTATATGAAGCGAGATAATGAAGATATTTTTATTATTGAATTCGATACATTATCTACCCCATAAACTTGAGGTCTTATCACTATGAATCATACACTTTTCGAGCCATTCCATTCTATTCCATCGAAACAATGGAAAAATAGAATTCAATATGAACTAGCGGGGGCCGATTATAATACAACCCTTGTTTGGGAAAGTTTGGAAGGCATTAAAGTGCGTCCTTTTTACCATGCGCAGGACGGGGAATCAATTCCCGTTGTCACGCAAACAACGCAATGGCGTATTCTTCAATCAATTTACATTTACGATGTAGAAAAAACCATTCAAAATGCACTAGCTTCTATACAGAAAGGAACTGAAACTATCTATTTTACAGTCCCTCATGTCAAGATTGACTTGATTGAACTACTCCTTGCTTTACCTCAACAAATCGTCTATTTTTTTAGATTTGATTTTTTAGATGAACCTTATATCACACGTATCTCCCAGTGGGCAAAGCAACAGCAGTATACAATACATCTAGTTGTCGACCCTATTCATCAACTAGTTACTGATGGTAATTGGTTTCACGGTGTGACACAGGATTTCAACACCCTCGAGGCACTAGTG contains the following coding sequences:
- the udk gene encoding uridine kinase, which translates into the protein MLIIGIAGGTGSGKTTVVHQIMNELPETEVGIISQDSYYKATDNLSLEERTLINFDHPRSIDFELLVQHLKELKEGKSVNQPVYSFVKHNRTDDYILTHPRKVMIVEGILILCNPELRALCDIKIFVHADSDERLIRRLKRDIAERGRDMIEVLNRYQNTLKPMHDQFIEPSKAYADIIIPNDTYNTVAIDIVRTVINEKIG
- a CDS encoding FtsB family cell division protein, whose translation is MDSKSMLRKLRYIRIVKNPFFLITVGFIVWIVFFDSYSLIEHHTIDQEIDKLEERRDYFQSEIDKDKQAIKNLKDGDATEKYAREKYYMKRDNEDIFIIEFDTLSTP